In Bernardetia sp., the DNA window AAAATTATATCACAAAGCTCTTTTAATTTTCCTCCTTTGCTACCTGTCATTCCAATAGTAATCATTCCAATTTTTTTGGCTGCTTCTACGGCTTTTACAATATTAGGCGAATTTCCAGAAGTAGAAATGGCTACTAAAACGTCGCCTTTTCGTCCCATTGCCTGTACCATTCTTTCAAAAACAATATCGTAGCCATAATCATTTCCTACGGCTGTCATATACGAAGAATTGACGTGCAGAGCTTCAGAAAAAAGTGGTTTTCGGTCTTTGTAGAAACGCCCAGAAAGTTCGGCAGAAATATGCTGTGCATCGGCAGCACTTCCACCATTTCCACAAAAAAGAACTTTTTTATCGTTTTGAAAGGCTATTTTCCAAGCCTGCGCAGCTTTTGAAATGTTTTCTAACAAAGATTCATTTGTTAGGATTCGCTCTTTTGTAGCAATACTTTCCTGTATGCGTGTGTTTATGAAGTTTGGGTCCATTGTTATTTATCATAAAGTTTTATACAAATTTACCAATAAAAATCTCAAAACTGTAATACTGTTTTCAAAGTTGCTACTAATGTGTTGTAAATCAAGAATACAAAAAAATACAAGATGAACGAAGTTATCCGTACAGAAAAAATATCTAGGCGTTATAAAATGGGAGATGAAATCATTCATGCGCTCAAATCGGTTTCTATTTCCATTAATTTTGGCGAATATGTCGCATTTATGGGACCTTCTGGTTCTGGAAAATCTACACTGATGAACATTG includes these proteins:
- a CDS encoding SIS domain-containing protein, which codes for MDPNFINTRIQESIATKERILTNESLLENISKAAQAWKIAFQNDKKVLFCGNGGSAADAQHISAELSGRFYKDRKPLFSEALHVNSSYMTAVGNDYGYDIVFERMVQAMGRKGDVLVAISTSGNSPNIVKAVEAAKKIGMITIGMTGSKGGKLKELCDIILNVPSDDTPRIQESHILIGHILCEWVENALFE